From one Flavobacterium kingsejongi genomic stretch:
- a CDS encoding phosphoenolpyruvate carboxylase: protein MYTPTKMERFNNNVLLKYQLFNSIFITLPFDSIDNTGALLPLFSECCEAGFKKGDSPKDIVNGFSERYLENASEQQKIDIMFRFIQYVERQVVLFDAIEDASFAVVHNLEGTGSLRNIKEKAESNNKMGKLREVLDDFKIRTVLTAHPTQFYPGSVLGIITDLTAAIKQNDLNSIRQLLAQLGKTPFIKKEKPTPFDEAVSLTWYLENVFYYSIGEILQYFQKNILGGELKDNAIVNLGFWPGGDRDGNPFVTTDITLKVAARLRSSILKCYYKDIRALKRKLTFSKIDAIVLDVEQKLYRSVFYSDGEIFITVAEFKAKLKEIRVLLINEKQSLYIDDINDLINKVDVFGFYFATLDIRQNSKIHDGVFKNIVAETQKRNLSIFPDNYFELEEVARLKVLAAAKGNIQADWFTDEMTKSTLESVAAIKTIQQENGELGANRYIISNNENAHNVYETLALFQLTGWEQPTVDIIPLFETVEDLHVADTVMEQLYQNESYMEHLARRGMKQTIMLGFSDGTKDGGYLMANWGIYQAKESLTAMSRKYGIKVIFFDGRGGPPARGGGKTHKFYASLGPNIENEEIQITIQGQTISSNFGTRDTCRYNLENLLSAGISNEIFSKGENMLSTSEVETMDRLAKYAYDEYLAFKKHPKFIPYLERRSALKYYSMANIGSRPAKRSKSATLDFNDLRAIPFVGAWSQLKQNVPGFFGLGGALKSFEDSQEWDKVQDLYNNSMFFKTLIENSMMSLAKSFFALTAYMKDDPEFGEFWQIIHTEYLETERLLLKLAGFETLMENYPDSKASIKVRENIVLPLLTIQQYALLKISELNEEENQDEAMIAVYEKIVTRSLFGNINASRNSA from the coding sequence ATGTATACCCCCACGAAAATGGAACGTTTTAATAATAACGTTCTTTTAAAATACCAGCTTTTCAATAGTATTTTTATCACACTTCCTTTTGATTCTATTGATAATACAGGTGCCCTTCTTCCCCTTTTTTCCGAATGCTGTGAAGCCGGCTTTAAAAAAGGAGATTCTCCCAAAGATATTGTAAACGGTTTTTCCGAACGTTACCTGGAAAATGCCAGCGAACAGCAGAAGATTGATATAATGTTTCGCTTTATACAGTATGTAGAGCGGCAGGTCGTCCTTTTTGACGCCATTGAGGATGCTTCATTTGCCGTTGTCCATAATCTTGAAGGAACAGGTTCCCTGCGTAATATTAAGGAGAAAGCGGAATCCAACAATAAGATGGGTAAACTGCGGGAAGTGCTGGATGATTTTAAGATCCGTACGGTCCTTACCGCACACCCGACACAATTCTATCCCGGGTCTGTATTGGGGATCATTACCGATCTTACTGCAGCGATAAAACAAAATGACCTGAACAGTATTCGGCAGCTTTTAGCGCAGCTGGGAAAAACACCTTTTATCAAAAAAGAAAAGCCGACACCTTTTGACGAAGCAGTTAGCCTGACCTGGTACCTGGAAAATGTATTCTATTATTCCATTGGGGAAATCCTTCAATATTTTCAAAAGAATATCTTGGGCGGAGAACTGAAAGACAATGCAATTGTCAACCTGGGATTCTGGCCTGGAGGCGATCGGGATGGAAATCCTTTCGTTACAACTGATATTACTCTCAAAGTGGCAGCACGGCTGAGATCCTCCATATTAAAGTGTTATTACAAAGATATCCGTGCTTTAAAACGAAAGCTAACATTCTCAAAAATAGATGCTATAGTATTGGATGTTGAACAAAAGCTTTACCGTTCGGTATTCTATTCTGATGGTGAGATATTCATTACCGTAGCAGAGTTTAAAGCGAAATTAAAAGAGATACGGGTGTTGCTGATCAATGAGAAGCAATCCCTATATATCGACGACATCAATGACCTTATTAATAAGGTGGATGTTTTCGGATTCTATTTTGCCACACTCGATATTCGCCAGAATAGTAAAATCCACGATGGCGTTTTCAAAAATATTGTTGCAGAAACACAAAAAAGGAACCTGTCTATTTTTCCGGATAATTATTTTGAACTGGAGGAAGTAGCACGACTGAAAGTTTTGGCTGCAGCAAAAGGAAACATACAGGCAGACTGGTTTACGGATGAGATGACAAAATCAACTTTGGAATCTGTAGCGGCAATTAAAACAATACAGCAGGAGAATGGGGAACTGGGCGCTAACCGTTATATCATCAGTAATAATGAAAATGCCCATAATGTCTATGAAACCTTAGCGTTGTTTCAACTGACCGGATGGGAACAGCCGACAGTAGATATTATTCCTTTATTTGAAACCGTGGAAGACCTTCATGTTGCTGATACGGTAATGGAGCAGTTGTACCAGAATGAATCGTATATGGAACATTTGGCTCGAAGGGGCATGAAGCAAACCATCATGCTTGGTTTTTCTGACGGAACCAAAGACGGAGGCTACCTGATGGCTAACTGGGGAATTTACCAGGCTAAGGAATCCCTGACGGCCATGTCACGCAAATATGGCATCAAAGTCATATTCTTTGATGGCCGTGGTGGCCCACCGGCACGTGGTGGCGGTAAAACCCATAAATTCTATGCTTCACTGGGACCTAATATCGAAAATGAAGAAATCCAGATTACTATCCAGGGACAGACGATAAGTTCCAATTTTGGTACCCGCGATACCTGCCGTTACAATCTTGAGAATCTCTTAAGTGCCGGAATCTCCAATGAGATTTTCAGCAAAGGTGAAAATATGCTTTCTACCAGTGAGGTGGAGACCATGGACAGGCTCGCAAAATATGCCTATGATGAATACCTGGCTTTTAAAAAACATCCTAAGTTCATTCCGTATTTGGAGCGTAGAAGTGCTTTAAAATATTATTCCATGGCCAATATCGGTAGCCGCCCTGCCAAAAGGAGTAAATCGGCAACGCTTGATTTTAATGACCTGAGGGCGATTCCTTTTGTAGGAGCCTGGAGCCAGCTGAAACAAAATGTTCCTGGATTCTTTGGACTGGGTGGTGCACTAAAATCATTTGAAGACAGCCAGGAATGGGATAAAGTCCAGGATTTATACAATAACTCCATGTTTTTTAAGACCCTGATCGAAAATAGTATGATGTCCCTTGCTAAATCCTTTTTTGCATTGACAGCGTACATGAAAGACGATCCGGAGTTTGGGGAATTCTGGCAGATTATTCACACCGAATATTTGGAAACCGAACGGCTTTTGCTTAAACTTGCAGGCTTTGAAACGCTGATGGAAAATTATCCGGACAGTAAAGCCTCAATTAAAGTGAGGGAAAATATCGTACTGCCACTATTGACTATCCAGCAATATGCATTACTGAAAATTAGTGAACTTAACGAAGAGGAAAATCAGGATGAAGCAATGATCGCTGTTTATGAGAAAATCGTAACACGCTCCTTATTTGGAAACATCAATGCCAGCAGGAATTCCGCTTAA
- a CDS encoding M14 family metallopeptidase: MNFEKLAQQYTVASLSGRYITLDHIEPLLQEPHRKPHVKIIGHSVLEKPIYEYRIGTGKTKILMWSQMHGNEATTTKAVFDLMLFLESDEAKPILDAVTVLIIPMLNPDGASLYTRANANAVDLNRDSQDLTQPESRVLRAVFEGFMPDYCFNLHDQRTIFGVDTTGKPATVSFLAPSYNDAREINPTREAAIQLIVAMNEVLQHFIPGQIGRFDDSFNINCIGDTFQHLNVPTVLFEAGHFQEDYQRDVTRKFILISLLAGIECIYENVLVAKNLHDYFLIPQNNCVFFDMMYKNIKIKYDNKEIITNFAIQYTEKLIENNIIFEAHIKEIGNLEGFYGHFEFDAKEAIYADNSHPIPEIGQKADFYLGNKVKIVNGMPNI; the protein is encoded by the coding sequence ATGAATTTCGAAAAATTAGCCCAACAGTATACTGTAGCATCCCTATCAGGACGCTATATTACTTTAGACCATATTGAACCCTTATTACAGGAACCGCATCGGAAACCGCATGTAAAAATAATCGGGCATTCGGTCCTCGAAAAACCAATTTATGAGTACCGGATCGGAACCGGTAAAACGAAAATATTGATGTGGTCGCAGATGCATGGCAATGAAGCAACGACAACCAAAGCTGTTTTTGACCTAATGCTTTTTCTGGAGAGTGACGAGGCGAAACCAATTTTGGATGCGGTTACGGTCCTTATTATACCAATGCTAAATCCGGATGGTGCTTCCTTATATACTCGGGCTAATGCTAATGCGGTAGATCTTAATCGGGACTCACAGGATCTGACACAGCCGGAGAGCAGGGTATTGCGTGCGGTATTTGAAGGTTTTATGCCGGATTATTGCTTTAACCTCCACGATCAACGGACCATTTTTGGCGTAGATACTACCGGTAAACCAGCTACAGTATCCTTTTTAGCGCCTTCCTATAATGATGCACGCGAAATCAATCCAACACGTGAGGCGGCTATACAGCTTATTGTAGCGATGAATGAGGTGTTACAGCACTTTATTCCCGGACAAATAGGACGATTTGATGATTCTTTTAATATCAACTGTATTGGAGATACATTTCAGCACCTGAATGTACCAACAGTACTTTTTGAAGCCGGTCATTTTCAGGAAGATTACCAGCGTGATGTTACCAGGAAATTTATTTTAATTTCATTATTAGCAGGAATTGAATGTATTTACGAAAACGTTTTAGTTGCTAAAAATCTGCACGATTATTTCCTTATACCACAAAATAATTGTGTATTTTTTGATATGATGTATAAAAATATCAAAATTAAGTATGATAATAAAGAAATAATTACGAATTTTGCAATTCAATATACAGAGAAGCTAATTGAGAATAATATAATTTTTGAGGCTCATATTAAAGAAATTGGAAATTTAGAAGGTTTTTACGGACATTTTGAATTCGATGCAAAAGAGGCTATTTATGCTGACAATAGCCACCCGATTCCTGAAATAGGTCAAAAAGCTGACTTTTATTTGGGAAATAAGGTTAAAATTGTTAACGGAATGCCAAATATTTAA
- a CDS encoding helix-turn-helix domain-containing protein, translating into MVNTEDFIKRLEKILDYYALNASAFAEKIDVQRSSLSHLLSGRNKPSLDLILKITDEFPEVNLYWLLKGKGQFPGSSDDGVPMAEPKIKAPAPEKITASTQPDLWDAVETTAPILPKTETRPLPLPDSTTEKAIEQIVIFYRDGTFRHYNPNKA; encoded by the coding sequence ATGGTAAACACAGAAGACTTTATAAAAAGGCTGGAAAAGATATTGGATTATTATGCGCTCAATGCTTCTGCCTTTGCCGAGAAAATTGATGTGCAGCGCTCCAGTCTCTCCCATCTCCTATCCGGAAGAAACAAACCCAGCCTCGACCTGATCCTAAAAATTACCGATGAATTTCCAGAGGTCAATTTGTACTGGCTGCTAAAAGGCAAAGGGCAATTTCCTGGGTCCAGTGATGATGGGGTACCAATGGCCGAACCAAAAATCAAGGCTCCGGCTCCGGAAAAAATCACGGCCAGTACCCAGCCTGATTTATGGGATGCCGTCGAAACCACTGCACCGATACTTCCAAAAACAGAAACACGCCCCCTTCCCCTTCCGGATAGTACCACAGAAAAAGCCATTGAGCAGATTGTAATATTTTACCGTGACGGTACGTTCCGGCACTACAATCCCAACAAGGCATAA
- a CDS encoding DNA primase, whose amino-acid sequence MKRVIVDYAKLTNEILTLLVERFPDGYDDSNIIRFKNAKNETIEAVEVRTEDTIYLVKVSTKLADRIENFDEDIDIDEVAAPIKGLKIDDDDDIDDDDDDDDKIKDSDDAADGEDDDDDDDRDTEDIADEEDEDEDED is encoded by the coding sequence ATGAAAAGAGTTATTGTTGATTACGCCAAATTAACCAATGAAATCTTGACCCTATTGGTTGAAAGATTCCCCGACGGATATGATGATTCCAACATTATCCGCTTTAAAAATGCCAAAAATGAAACCATCGAAGCAGTGGAAGTTCGTACAGAAGATACTATCTATCTCGTAAAAGTAAGTACCAAACTGGCTGACAGAATTGAAAATTTCGATGAAGATATCGATATTGATGAAGTAGCAGCGCCAATCAAAGGCCTTAAGATCGATGACGACGATGATATCGATGACGACGATGATGATGACGATAAAATCAAAGATTCTGATGATGCTGCAGATGGTGAGGATGACGACGATGATGATGACAGGGATACTGAAGATATCGCAGACGAAGAAGATGAAGATGAGGACGAAGATTAA
- the recQ gene encoding DNA helicase RecQ, whose product MTDQLHATLKENFGFEKFRPNQEEIINSVLAGTDTVAIMPTGGGKSICFQLPALLLPGITIVISPLIALMKDQVDSLKANGISACFINSTQSAIEQQLLIEALRNHTIKLVYLAPESLSYLDKAFNDLTVSLIAIDEAHCISSWGHDFRPAYTNLSYLKNRFPATPVLALTATADKATREDIITQLNLQHPNKFVASFDRKNLSLEVRLAQNRIKQIIEFITEKPTDSGIIYCLSRKSTEEIADKLQKAGINAKAYHAGLNYEERSRTQDLFINDQVQIICATIAFGMGIDKSNVRWVIHYNLPKNIEGYYQEIGRAGRDGLPSETVLFQSYGDVIQLQQFANESANAEFQLAKLDRMKQYADALSCRRKILLSYFGELISEDCGNCDVCKNPPAFFDGTVIAQKALSAIVRLNQNESLGVIVDFLRGSKNAHIFDHGYQNLKTYGIGTEISWQDWNQYLIQLINLGYCEIAFHQNNKIKLTAFAKKVLFENHTVQLTKANQPITAPKPEKPARQKAAASSLFEMLRKLRQQIATEEKVPAYIVFSDAVLRNIENERPMSDTEFLAVDGVGKAKMEKYGDEFIALVQQFQKEKKTKARKTDTFLETFDFYTKGNSPEAIAAARKLSLTTIMSHLAKLYMDGKNINMFDFVSREEVTKIQSVQLQLGYPTGLKAYFDHFEEAISYEKIRLALAIIEKEHLDAEAIQ is encoded by the coding sequence ATGACAGATCAATTACACGCCACCTTAAAGGAGAATTTTGGGTTCGAAAAATTCAGGCCCAACCAGGAAGAAATTATCAATTCGGTGCTTGCCGGTACCGATACCGTAGCCATTATGCCTACCGGAGGCGGAAAATCAATCTGTTTCCAGCTTCCTGCCCTCTTGCTTCCCGGGATTACCATTGTGATCTCCCCGTTAATCGCCCTGATGAAAGACCAGGTAGACAGCCTGAAAGCCAATGGCATTAGTGCCTGTTTTATCAATAGCACCCAATCGGCCATTGAGCAGCAGCTACTTATCGAAGCATTGAGAAACCATACCATTAAACTGGTGTACCTTGCACCCGAAAGCCTTTCCTATCTTGATAAAGCTTTTAACGACCTTACCGTGAGCCTAATCGCTATCGATGAAGCGCATTGTATTTCATCCTGGGGACATGATTTCAGGCCGGCCTATACCAACCTGAGTTATTTAAAAAACCGATTCCCCGCTACTCCGGTACTGGCACTTACCGCTACCGCAGATAAAGCCACCCGTGAGGATATCATCACACAGCTCAACCTGCAGCACCCTAATAAATTCGTTGCCTCTTTTGACCGTAAGAATCTGAGCCTGGAAGTACGGCTTGCACAAAACAGGATCAAGCAGATTATCGAGTTCATCACCGAAAAACCTACAGATTCCGGTATCATCTATTGCCTCAGTCGGAAATCTACGGAAGAAATAGCCGATAAGCTTCAAAAAGCCGGTATCAATGCAAAAGCCTACCATGCCGGGCTGAATTATGAAGAACGTTCCAGAACACAGGATCTTTTTATCAATGACCAGGTACAGATTATCTGTGCGACCATTGCCTTTGGGATGGGAATCGATAAATCAAATGTGCGCTGGGTCATCCATTACAACCTGCCCAAGAATATCGAAGGCTATTATCAGGAGATCGGTCGTGCCGGACGGGACGGGCTTCCCTCCGAAACCGTATTATTTCAAAGTTATGGCGATGTCATCCAGTTGCAGCAGTTTGCCAATGAATCGGCTAATGCTGAATTCCAGCTGGCTAAACTCGACCGTATGAAACAATATGCCGATGCGCTAAGCTGCCGCCGGAAAATTCTGCTCAGTTATTTCGGGGAACTTATTTCCGAAGATTGTGGGAATTGTGATGTTTGCAAAAATCCACCCGCTTTCTTTGATGGGACAGTGATCGCCCAGAAAGCACTTTCAGCCATAGTCCGTTTAAACCAAAATGAAAGCCTCGGAGTCATTGTAGATTTCCTGAGAGGTTCCAAAAACGCCCATATTTTTGACCATGGCTATCAAAATCTAAAAACCTATGGTATAGGTACTGAAATTTCATGGCAGGACTGGAACCAATACCTGATCCAGCTTATCAATCTCGGCTATTGCGAAATCGCTTTTCACCAGAATAATAAAATTAAACTGACCGCTTTTGCAAAAAAAGTGCTGTTTGAAAATCATACGGTACAATTGACCAAAGCCAATCAACCCATTACTGCGCCGAAACCCGAGAAACCTGCACGGCAAAAAGCGGCTGCTTCCTCCCTATTTGAAATGCTCCGTAAATTACGGCAGCAAATTGCAACCGAAGAAAAGGTCCCGGCTTATATTGTATTCAGTGATGCCGTACTCCGGAATATTGAAAATGAACGCCCGATGTCAGATACCGAGTTTTTAGCTGTTGATGGTGTCGGAAAAGCTAAAATGGAAAAATATGGTGACGAATTCATTGCGCTGGTCCAACAATTTCAAAAAGAAAAGAAAACTAAAGCCCGAAAAACCGATACTTTCCTGGAGACTTTTGATTTCTATACCAAAGGAAATAGCCCGGAAGCTATTGCCGCAGCCCGCAAACTGAGCCTGACGACTATTATGTCGCATCTGGCAAAATTATACATGGATGGCAAAAACATCAATATGTTTGATTTCGTTTCCCGGGAAGAAGTGACCAAAATCCAGAGTGTGCAGTTGCAATTGGGATACCCTACAGGCCTGAAAGCCTACTTTGATCATTTTGAAGAAGCTATTTCTTACGAAAAGATCCGGTTAGCACTCGCTATTATCGAAAAAGAACATTTAGATGCTGAAGCAATTCAGTAA
- a CDS encoding 1-acyl-sn-glycerol-3-phosphate acyltransferase: protein MQKIYRWIFLRLLGWKINGTIDRELKKCIMIVVPHTSWWDFFIGVLTRGSMGIKMNYVAKKELFRFPFGPYLKWMGGAPLDRTKGQNKVEAIAEVIKREPVFRLAIAPEGTRKKVTEWKTGFYYIAIKANVPIIPVAFDYGKKEVKIGAPFYPTGDITADLKIIRQHYKGVSGKNPQYNFDVD, encoded by the coding sequence ATGCAAAAAATATACCGATGGATTTTCCTGAGGCTACTCGGCTGGAAAATTAACGGCACAATTGACAGGGAACTTAAAAAATGCATCATGATTGTGGTGCCACATACCAGCTGGTGGGATTTCTTTATCGGCGTCCTGACCCGGGGCAGTATGGGAATAAAAATGAACTATGTCGCCAAGAAAGAGCTTTTTCGTTTCCCCTTTGGCCCGTACCTGAAATGGATGGGTGGCGCACCCTTAGACCGTACAAAAGGGCAGAACAAAGTAGAAGCGATAGCAGAAGTGATTAAAAGAGAGCCGGTATTCCGCCTGGCCATAGCTCCCGAAGGTACCCGTAAGAAAGTAACGGAGTGGAAGACGGGATTTTATTATATCGCGATCAAAGCCAACGTGCCTATTATCCCGGTCGCATTTGACTACGGTAAAAAAGAAGTAAAGATCGGAGCACCCTTTTATCCGACAGGTGACATCACTGCCGACCTGAAAATCATCCGGCAACATTACAAAGGAGTTTCGGGCAAGAATCCTCAATATAATTTCGACGTCGACTAA
- the kdsB gene encoding 3-deoxy-manno-octulosonate cytidylyltransferase has protein sequence MKIIAMIPARYASTRFPAKLMQDLGGKTVILRTYEAAVATALFDDVFVVTDSDNIYDEIVSHGGKAIRSIAEHESGSDRIAEAVATMDVDIVVNVQGDEPFTNREPLEQVLSVFRNDGEKKIDLASLMREITIPEEIDNPNNVKVVVDQNGLALYFSRSVIPFPRDTNAGVRYFQHIGIYAFRKEALMDFSRLPMKSLEASEKLEQLRYLEYGKKIKMVETTHVGIGIDTAEDLEKARKML, from the coding sequence ATGAAAATAATAGCCATGATACCCGCCCGTTATGCCTCGACCCGTTTTCCTGCCAAACTCATGCAGGACCTGGGCGGCAAAACCGTTATTTTACGCACGTATGAAGCTGCTGTAGCCACGGCACTATTCGATGATGTCTTTGTCGTAACCGATTCGGACAATATTTATGATGAAATCGTTTCACATGGCGGTAAAGCCATCCGGAGTATTGCCGAACACGAATCGGGCAGTGACCGTATCGCCGAAGCTGTAGCAACGATGGATGTGGATATCGTGGTCAATGTGCAGGGGGATGAGCCTTTTACCAACCGCGAGCCGCTGGAGCAGGTATTGTCCGTTTTCAGGAACGATGGCGAGAAGAAAATTGATTTGGCATCCCTGATGCGGGAGATCACCATTCCGGAGGAGATAGACAATCCGAATAACGTAAAAGTAGTGGTGGATCAGAATGGCCTGGCATTGTACTTCTCGCGTTCGGTAATCCCATTTCCAAGGGATACGAATGCCGGCGTACGCTATTTCCAGCATATCGGGATTTATGCGTTCCGTAAAGAGGCCCTGATGGACTTTAGCCGCCTGCCGATGAAAAGCCTTGAAGCTTCTGAAAAGTTAGAGCAGCTGCGCTACCTGGAATATGGCAAGAAAATAAAAATGGTCGAAACTACGCATGTAGGCATCGGGATCGATACTGCAGAAGATCTGGAGAAAGCCCGGAAAATGCTCTAA
- a CDS encoding deoxyhypusine synthase family protein gives MSKGPISQFIEKYYLHFNSATVVDAAKAYEQQLQNGAKMMVTLAGAMSTAEIGKIFAEMIRKDKVQIISCTGANLEEDVMNLVAHSHYERVPNYRDLTPQQEWDLLERGLNRVTDTCIPEHEAFRRLQKHIHKIWKDAEDAGERYFPHEFMYKMLLSGVLEEYYEIDLKDSWMYAAAEKNLPIIVPGWEDSTMGNIFASYVIKGELKASTVKSGIEYMTYLADWYSKNSSKGVGFFQIGGGIAGDFPICVVPMLYQDMEMHDVPFWSYFCQISDSTTSYGSYSGAVPNEKITWGKLDINTPKFVIESDATIVAPLIFAYLLDL, from the coding sequence ATGAGTAAAGGACCAATAAGTCAGTTTATTGAAAAATACTACCTGCATTTTAATTCCGCTACTGTTGTAGATGCGGCGAAAGCTTACGAACAACAGCTTCAGAACGGTGCAAAAATGATGGTTACCCTGGCCGGTGCGATGAGTACTGCCGAAATCGGAAAAATATTTGCCGAAATGATCCGTAAAGATAAAGTTCAGATCATTTCCTGTACAGGTGCCAACCTGGAAGAAGATGTCATGAACCTGGTAGCACATTCTCATTATGAGCGTGTTCCTAACTATCGTGACCTTACACCACAACAGGAATGGGATTTATTGGAAAGAGGACTTAACCGTGTTACTGACACTTGTATTCCGGAGCATGAAGCTTTCCGCAGACTACAAAAACACATCCATAAAATATGGAAAGATGCTGAAGATGCTGGCGAACGCTATTTTCCGCATGAATTCATGTACAAAATGCTGCTTTCCGGCGTACTTGAAGAATACTACGAAATTGACTTAAAAGATAGCTGGATGTATGCTGCTGCTGAGAAAAACCTCCCGATTATTGTTCCGGGATGGGAAGACAGCACAATGGGTAACATTTTTGCTTCCTATGTAATCAAAGGAGAATTAAAAGCTTCTACGGTGAAATCCGGGATCGAATACATGACCTATCTTGCTGACTGGTATAGCAAAAATAGCAGTAAAGGTGTTGGATTCTTCCAGATTGGTGGTGGTATTGCAGGAGATTTCCCAATCTGTGTCGTTCCGATGCTGTATCAGGATATGGAAATGCATGATGTACCATTTTGGAGCTACTTCTGCCAGATCTCTGACTCAACTACCAGTTACGGTTCCTACTCCGGTGCGGTTCCTAACGAAAAAATTACCTGGGGGAAACTGGATATCAATACCCCAAAATTTGTTATCGAATCGGATGCTACTATCGTTGCGCCATTAATTTTTGCTTATCTACTAGATTTATAA
- a CDS encoding Lrp/AsnC family transcriptional regulator, whose amino-acid sequence MSKFRLDEVDHQILDMLIDNTRVPFTDIAKKLLISAGTVHVRVKKMEDAGIITGSSLTLDYEKLGYSFIAYIGVFLHNTSQTKFVLERINDIPFVTVAHVTTGKFNIYCKIRAMDTKHAKEVIFMIDDIEGVYRTETMISLEESINDKKRLMHTIFKNM is encoded by the coding sequence ATGAGTAAGTTTCGTTTAGATGAGGTAGATCATCAGATTTTGGATATGTTGATCGATAACACAAGGGTTCCATTTACAGATATCGCCAAGAAATTATTAATTTCTGCCGGTACTGTACATGTGAGAGTGAAAAAAATGGAGGATGCTGGTATTATCACAGGGTCATCACTAACATTGGACTATGAAAAATTAGGGTATTCTTTTATTGCCTATATTGGAGTATTCCTGCACAATACCTCACAAACAAAATTTGTTTTAGAGCGTATTAATGATATCCCATTTGTAACTGTAGCACACGTTACTACTGGAAAGTTCAATATCTATTGCAAAATCCGAGCTATGGATACTAAACATGCCAAAGAAGTAATTTTCATGATCGATGATATCGAAGGAGTTTACAGAACTGAAACTATGATTTCACTTGAAGAAAGCATCAATGACAAAAAACGTCTGATGCATACCATCTTCAAAAACATGTAA
- a CDS encoding spermidine synthase, producing the protein MLKRFFSYFIPVMVYQKKSEINKNLEVTWNNGQLVLDSKNTNYSYGSLQRILRKGLQYIGFERIRNFEQILVLGVAGGSVIKTLAEEIKCKGHITGVEIDPAVIAIANEYFGLDRIPNVEIIIDDAFEFILKTKNRYDLIIIDIFQDLTMPNFLFEEFFIHRINYLLRKEGFILFNTMTLTPEHTQRNLDYRSKFDSDYSVRMYPKVEDHNELYTIKKLR; encoded by the coding sequence ATGCTCAAACGCTTCTTCAGTTACTTTATTCCGGTGATGGTCTACCAGAAGAAATCGGAGATCAATAAAAATCTCGAAGTGACCTGGAATAACGGACAACTGGTCCTCGACTCCAAAAACACCAATTACTCGTACGGGAGCCTGCAGCGTATTTTACGCAAAGGATTGCAGTATATCGGATTTGAGCGTATCCGGAATTTTGAACAGATTCTCGTATTGGGTGTGGCTGGCGGCAGCGTGATCAAAACACTGGCCGAAGAAATAAAATGCAAAGGGCATATCACAGGCGTTGAGATTGATCCAGCCGTGATTGCGATTGCCAATGAGTATTTTGGACTGGACCGGATTCCGAATGTGGAAATCATCATTGACGATGCTTTTGAGTTTATCCTGAAAACCAAAAACCGCTACGACCTCATCATCATTGATATTTTCCAGGACCTGACGATGCCGAATTTCCTCTTTGAGGAGTTTTTCATCCACCGCATCAATTACCTGTTGCGCAAAGAGGGGTTTATCTTATTCAACACGATGACGCTAACCCCGGAGCATACACAACGGAACCTCGACTACCGTTCGAAGTTTGACAGCGATTATTCCGTGCGGATGTATCCCAAAGTGGAAGACCACAATGAGCTGTACACTATTAAAAAATTACGGTAA
- a CDS encoding DinB family protein — MRTSQLKSTDYAPYYANYVSLLNDGDLVEELEISVHDFIRFVQDIPMDKHDYRYAPGKWTIKDIIQHLIDTERIFAYRALCFSRNDQTQLPGFDESSYAENTNANARHLKDMLTEMALVRQSTIALYKTFSEELLERKGIASENAITVGALGFMIIGHQKHHEKIFRERYLTEEYVHEA, encoded by the coding sequence ATGAGAACAAGTCAATTAAAAAGTACTGATTATGCGCCGTATTATGCCAACTATGTAAGCCTTCTGAATGATGGGGACTTAGTGGAGGAACTGGAAATATCCGTTCATGATTTTATCCGTTTTGTGCAGGATATTCCAATGGACAAACACGATTACCGTTATGCTCCCGGAAAATGGACTATTAAAGATATTATCCAGCACCTGATCGATACGGAACGCATTTTTGCTTACCGGGCATTATGTTTTTCCAGAAACGATCAAACGCAGTTGCCAGGATTCGATGAAAGTTCATATGCCGAAAATACAAACGCGAATGCGAGGCACCTGAAAGACATGCTGACGGAAATGGCATTGGTACGTCAATCCACTATTGCACTGTATAAGACTTTTTCGGAAGAACTCCTGGAACGTAAGGGAATTGCTTCTGAAAATGCCATAACCGTAGGTGCATTAGGTTTTATGATTATCGGGCATCAGAAACACCACGAAAAAATCTTCCGTGAGCGTTACCTGACGGAAGAATATGTACACGAAGCATAG